From a single Ornithorhynchus anatinus isolate Pmale09 chromosome 4, mOrnAna1.pri.v4, whole genome shotgun sequence genomic region:
- the LRP12 gene encoding low-density lipoprotein receptor-related protein 12 isoform X2, translated as MAGVCPGVGRPPPRWRWAPLWLCVVGVCACGEAPEQIRAPSGIITSPGWPFEYPARMNCSWYIRANPGEIITISFQDFDIQGSRRCSSDWLTIGTFKNIEGYRACGSTIPSPYISSLDHVWIRFHSDDSISRKGFRLTYFSGKSDEPNCACDQFHCGNGKCIPEMWKCNNMDECGDNSDEEICAKEANSPTAFSFQPCAYNQFQCLSRFTKVYTCLPESLKCDGNIDCLDLGDEIDCDVPTCGQWLKYFYGTFNSPNYPDFYPPGSNCTWLIDTGDHRKVILRFTDFKLDGTGYGDYVKIYDGLEENPHKLLRVLTAFDSHAPLTVVSSSGQIRVHFCADKVNAARGFNATYQVDGFCLPWEIPCGGNWGCYTEQQRCDGYWHCPNGRDEINCTMCQKEEFPCSRNGVCYPRSDRCNYQNHCPNGSDEKNCFFCQPGNFHCKNNRCVFESWVCDSQDDCGDGSDEENCPVIVPTRVITAAVIGSLICGLLLVIALGCTCKLYSLRMFERRSFETQLSRVEAELLRREAPPSYGQLIAQGLIPPVEDFPVCSPNQASVLENLRLAVRSQLGFTSIRLPIAGRSSNIWNRIFNFARSRHSGSLALVSADGDDVVASQNTSREPERSNAHRNLFSVESDDTDTENDRRDTAGAVGGIAAPLPQKVPPTSAIEATVVGACGSSSGQNTRSGITENGREGTGGDPPSVSPARHQLTSALNRMTQGLRWVRFTLGRSSSVNQNQSPLRQLDTGVSGREEDDDVEMLIPVSDGASDFDPNECSRPLLDLASDQGQGLRQPFSATHQGARPCNRDGPCERCGIVHTAQIPDTCLEAALKNETSDDEALLLC; from the exons TTTTCAGGACTTTGATATTCAGGGATCAAGACGATGCAGCTCCGACTGGTTAACGATTGGGACTTTTAAGAACATTGAAGGCTACAGAGCTTGTGGTTCCACGATTCCATCACCATATATTTCTTCACTGGACCATGTGTGGATAAGATTTCATTCAGATGATAGTATCTCCAGGAAGGGTTTCAGACTGACGTATTTTTCAG GAAAATCTGATGAACCAAACTGTGCATGTGACCAGTTTCATTGCGGCAACGGGAAGTGCATTCCGGAGATGTGGAAATGTAACAACATGGACGAATGTGGAGACAATTCCGACGAAGAGATCTGTGCCAAAGAAGCTAACTCTCCGACGGCTTTCTCTTTCCAGCCATGTGCTTACAACCAGTTCCAGTGTCTGTCTCGCTTCACCAAAGTTTACACTTGCCTTCCCGAGTCTTTAAAATGCGATGGAAACATCGACTGCCTGGACCTGGGAGATGAGATCGACTGTGATGTACCAACTTGTGGACAGTGGTTGAAATATTTCTATGGTACTTTTAATTCCCCCAATTATCCAGATTTTTACCCTCCTGGAAGCAATTGTACCTGGTTAATAGACACCGGTGATCATCGCAAAGTGATCTTGCGCTTCACTGACTTTAAGCTGGACGGAACCGGCTACGGTGATTATGTCAAGATATACGATGGCTTAGAAGAGAACCCACACAAACTTTTGCGGGTGTTAACGGCTTTTGACTCTCATGCCCCTCTCACAGTTGTTTCTTCGTCTGGACAGATCAGGGTGCATTTTTGTGCTGACAAAGTAAATGCCGCGCGCGGATTTAATGCCACCTATCAAGTCGACGGCTTCTGCCTGCCCTGGGAAATACCCTGTGGGGGGAACTGGGGTTGCTATACCGAGCAACAGCGCTGCGATGGGTACTGGCATTGCCCAAACGGAAGGGACGAGATCAACTGTACCATGTGCCAAAAGGAGGAATTTCCCTGCTCCAGGAACGGGGTCTGTTATCCTCGCTCGGACCGGTGCAACTACCAAAATCACTGCCCCAATGGCTCCGATGAAAAGAACTGCTTCTTTTGCCAGCCCGGAAACTTTCACTGTAAAAACAACCGGTGTGTGTTTGAAAGCTGGGTCTGTGATTCTCAAGATGACTGTGGAGACGGCAGCGATGAGGAGAATTGCCCGGTAATTGTGCCTACCAGAGTAATAACTGCAGCTGTCATAGGGAGTCTCATCTGCGGCCTGCTTTTAGTCATTGCCCTGGGATGCACTTGTAAGCTCTATTCCTTAAGAATGTTTGAACGGAG ATCATTTGAAACACAGCTGTCGAGAGTTGAAGCAGAGCTGTTGAGAAGGGAAGCACCTCCATCTTACGGACAATTGATCGCTCAGGGTTTAATCCCGCCAGTTGAAGATTTCCCTGTCTGTTCCCCTAACCAG GCTTCAGTTTTGGAAAACCTAAGATTAGCAGTTCGCTCTCAGCTTGGATTTACGTCAATAAGGCTCCCCATCGCCGGCAGGTCCAGCAACATTTGGAATCGGATCTTCAATTTTGCTCGGTCCCGGCATTCGGGCTCCCTGGCTCTGGTCTCAGCCGATGGAGATGATGTTGTCGCCAGCCAGAATACCAGCAGGGAGCCAGAAAGGAGTAATGCTCACCGGAACCTCTTTTCTGTCGAGTCCGACGACACGGACACCGAAAATGACCGGAGAGACACGGCCGGAGCGGTTGGGGGCATCGCCGCCCCCTTGCCTCAGAAAGTCCCGCCCACATCGGCAATAGAAGCCACGGTTGTAGGGGCATGTGGAAGTTCTTCAGGCCAGAACACTCGCAGTGGGATTACAGAAAACGGAAGGGAGGGGACGGGCGGAGACCCCCCGAGCGTGAGTCCTGCCCGGCATCAACTCACCAGCGCTTTAAACCGGATGACTCAAGGTCTGCGTTGGGTGCGCTTTACGTTAGGCCGGTCCAGCTCCGTCAATCAGAACCAAAGTCCCTTGAGACAGCTGGATACCGGGGTGAGTGGaagagaggaggatgatgatgtcgAGATGCTGATTCCAGTTTCCGACGGAGCGTCGGACTTCGATCCGAATGAGTGTTCCAGACCTCTTCTTGATCTTGCCTCAGATCAAGGACAAGGGCTCAGGCAGCCTTTCAGTGCCACGCATCAGGGAGCGAGACCGTGTAATCGCGATGGCCCTTGCGAGCGCTGCGGTATCGTCCACACCGCCCAGATACCCGACACTTGCTTAGAAGCAGCGCTGAAAAACGAAACTAGCGATGATGAGGCTTTGTTACTTTGTTAG